In Polyangiaceae bacterium, the genomic window CTTGCTCAGCTTCCGAGGGTCGATGACCAATGTGGTTCGATGCATACCTCAGTATGCCATGCATGAGAGAAAGATGCATATCGTGACGCGGCCCGGGGAGCGCGGGCCGCCGGCTGAGCTGACCCTCGCGACGTCGTCCCTCTCGCACGCCCACTCGGCGGCGTTGCGGAAGCTTCCGAGGGGGCTATCGGGTCAGGTTGACCAGGCCTCTCCGGTCGAGTCCTCGCCCTCCGCTGGCCGATGTTCAATCGCACTTCATCGATCCTACGACCTTCAGGATTCCGTCCGCATATTCGGCGTCGAGGCAGTTGCCGGATGCCTCGAAGCACAACCTGAGCGGCGTGCACTCCAGCCGGACCGGGGAGCTCTGGAATTTCCCGGTACACTGGCCGTCGCCTCGCTTGGTGATCTGGAAATTGGCGGCTTCCTGTTGGCCCTCGGCGTAACACCCGGTGTATTCCTTTTCGCAAGCTGGGCAGCTCGCCGCGTCCTCGCTGCTCGACGAACAAGCGGCGAGAAAGCCGGCGGCGAGGATGATCACCGTTCGTAGGTCCAACACTGCGCCGCCCCTTGCTGGCAAGATCAAGCTCAACTCGCGTGCCGCTTCTTCTTCGGCACGAACTTGCGATCGAACATGCGGATTCGGCGCACGAGCAGGTCGAGCAAGAACATCACGATGGCCGCCAGGATGAAGCGGCTCCAGAGCTGCTCGAAGTAGACGATCTTCTCGCCCGCCGGATCGAACAGCTCCTTCGGCTCCGGATCGACCTTGCCGCCGCCGGCCAGCGCCGCGCGTGAGAGGCGCTCCAGATCCGGCTCGAAGCTGGCGTACTCCCGCGGGTAGGGGTTCGAGACGTGGCCGAAGCTCTGACCCACGCTCGAGACCTCGCCCTTCTTGTTCGTCTTGTTGTGCTCGGCACGCAGCAAGAACGAGCCGTACTTGTCGAGCTGGAAATCGGCCTCGTAGCGGCCGGGCGCGGTCTGGCGCATCGGCACCTCGCGGCGCTCGCCGCCGGGCTCGGGGCCGATCACGAAGAGCTTGCTCTCGATCTCGTTGTCGAAGCGCTCGTCCACGGTGAAGGCGTCCACCACGGCGTGCACCTTGCCGCCGACGACCTCGGTCTTCATGTCGAGCTCGCGGCGGTGCTTGTGCCGCATGTGCTCGCGCACCAGCTGGCCCCAGAATTTCCCGAAGCCCGCCCAACGGATCCAGTCCACGGCCCACAGGTTCTTCACGTCGCTGGTCCAGGCCAGCGTGTGGCCGAGACCCACGCGCCAGCGCGCCAGGATCGGCTCGCCGGTGTCGGCGGCCAGGATCAGCTGCGCCGGGGCCTCCTTCATCTGCGTCGCGACGTAGCCGTGGAGCAGCGGCGCCGAGCCGATGGAGATGCCCTTGAGGAAGTCGGCGTTCTGCACCACCTGCACTGGGAACCACTCCTCGACCGCCGCCTGCCGCGCGATCATCTCGGTCTCGCGCGTGAAGATCTTGGGCAAGCTGTTGGGGTCCGGCACCGCGTGGTAGCGCCCGCCGCCGGTGTCGGCCAGCATCCGCAAGAGCTCGTGGTCGGCGCCGTCGCCCAGGCCCACCGTGGTCAGGGTGATGCTCTCCGCGATCATCGCCTGCACCACGTCCTTCAGGCCCTGCGTCGGGGCGCGGCCGTCGGTCAGCAGGATGACGTGCTTCTTCCGGGCCTGGGCCACTGAAATGTCCTGGTAGGCCATGTCGAGACCCGGGAAGATCTCGGTGCCGCCGCCGGGCTGGATGCGCGCGATCTCGTTGTTGATGCGGCTGCGATAGCGGGCGGGCTGGAACTTCACGTAGCGGATGGGCGTGGAGTCGAAGGCGATGACCTCGATCAGGTCGTCGCCCTCCAGCGTGCCGACCGTGGCCTTGCACGCGCTCTTCGCCATCTCCATGGGCAGGCCCGTCATCGAGCCGGAGCGGTCGATGACCAGCGCCATGGCGACGCTGGGCATCTCCTTCTTGCGCTCGGCGTCCATGCGCACGGGCAGGATGCGCTCCATGGTGGTGTGGGCCCAGCCGCCCAGGCCGTAGCCGGCCTCGCCTCCCGCGAACAGGAAGCCGCCGCCCAGATCGCGCACGTATTTCTCGAGCACGTCCTGGTTGGCCTCACCGAACGCCTCCTTCGGCACGTCGGAGACGATCACGAAGTCGTAGCGCTCGAGCTCCTTCACGCTGCTGGGGAAAGCGCTCGGCGTACGCACGTCCACGTCGAACTGCTGCGCGGTGAGGGCGCCCGAGAGGTAGGTCGCGCGCTGCGGCTGGCCCTCGACGTAGAGCACCGTGGGGCGGCCCGGGACGTCCACCGTGACGGCGTACTGGTTGTTCTCCGGGAACTTGTCGTCCTTGATGTCCTGGAGCTTCAGCGCGTAGGTGACCTGGCCGCCGACGCGCACCACGCTCTTGAACTTGACCTCGTTCTCGCCGGCCTTGAGCTCGAGATCCTTCACGCCGTCCAGACCGTTCAGCGCCTCGCCCATGTAGAGCTGGGCGCGGGCCGTGGTCTTGCGGCTGGAGTAGACGTTGGCCACGACCTCGAACGGCTGGCCGATGTCCACCTTCTCCGGCACCTGCATGTTGCGGAGCGCCACCTCGCCCGGTGGGGGCCGCCGGAACGGCACGGTGAACACCTTCACGTCGAAGCCCCGGGCGCGGTTCGACTCGGCGAGCAGATCGCCGTTCGTCTCCACGCCGTCGGTGACGAGCACGGCGCGCTTCAGGAACCCGGGCGGGAACACGCCGTAGGCGAGCTGCATCGCCGCCTGCACGTCGCTGCCGGCGCCGGGCTTGTCCACGCCGAGCTTCTCCAGCGCCTGCTTGGTCCCGTGGCGCAGCTCCTCGATGGGCGGGACCACCGGGTTGCCGCCCTCCTCTTTCAGCTCGATCAGGCGCGGGCGCTTCGCGAACGTGATCAGGCGCACCACGTCCTCCTTGCCGCGGGCGTCGATGGCCGCCTCGATGGTCTTCTTCGCGTCCTCCAGCGAGGGATCTTCGACGGAGTCGCTGACGTCCACCACGAACACCGTGGCCACCTTCGAGGTCTCGGCGGTGCGCGCCAGTCGCGCCAGCCCCAGCGATATGAGCGCGATGAACGCCACCCGGAACAGCACGGCCAAGATGCGCTGCTGCCAGGGCAGATCCGCGAGCGAGCGGCCGATGACGAACAGGAGCAGCGGCGTGATCAGGACCAGCCCGATCGTGCGCGGCTCGAGCAGCTCGTAGTTCTTGCCCTCCCTCACCCACTTGAAGGCCGGCGCGTGGGGCCCGACGACGTAGCGCTGGTAGGCCCAGAACAAGAGCACGCCTACGCCGAGGATGAACGCCCCCCAGAGGAGCTTCTTGACGCGGGGGGTCATGCGCTTCCCTCACGAACACAATTCTGCGCAACGACGCAACGACGCAACGACGCAACGGGCAGCATTTCCAATAACGGCGCGAAGCGCGCTCCGAACTCTCCGAACAAAGAATTTCTCTTCTCTTCGTGGCGTTCGTGGCGTCGTGGCGCCGTGGCGCAATTCTCTTGCTCCACGCTCATACCGTCAGCCTCTTGTGATACGTGAACCATTCGATGGTCGAGACGATGAGCGCGGCGAGCAGAAGGTAGAGCCAGATCTCCCGGCGCATCCCCGGATCGAAGCCGCTGGGCAGCGCCGTCGGCTTGCCGCCGAGCTCCAGCGTGTCGCTCGGCTTGATCCGGCTCTCGTCGATGTTCGAGAGGTTGGCGGCGAACATGCTGGTGGTCGGCTCCGGCTCGGTCTTGACGACGAGCTCGTAGAACCCGGCCTGGTCCCCCAGGTGCACGGCGCGGCCCTCTTTGATCGGCACGCTGTGCGTCTTGCCGTCCGGCGACTTCAGCGTCGCGACCTCCGCACCGCTCGGCGCCGGGATGTGCCAGACGTCGCCGGTGAAGAACGAAGAAACGTAGGAGGTGTCCTCCTCGATGAAGTCGTTGATGGTGTTGAGCACGAAGAGCGGCCAGGCCACGCGCAGCACGAAATCCGAGTCTCGCGGATCGAACCCCAGCGCCACGAACTTGCGCCCGCTGCGCCGGCCCGCGACCAGGATGGGCCCAGCCTCGCTGGCGCCGATTACCTTGTCCTCCTTCTCCGGCTTGAACGAGAAGCCCTTGGCGACCTGGATGTCGCCCATGCTCATCCAGCGCACGATGGGGTGCTTCTTGTCCCAGACGTCGAAGCCGAACTCCGTGAGGCCGCGTCCGAGCTTCACCGGGCTGCCTTCGTCCGGAGGGTTCAGGTAGAGCGAGCCGCCGGTGTTGGGCGCCAGCGCGGGCGCGACGCCGTCGAAGATGGTGACGTCGAAGTTGCCGGGCGGCGGGTACTTGGCGGGCGCGACGCTGGTCACGTCCAGGTACTCGTCGAGCAGGAGCGTAGCTTCCAGGTAGGTGTTGCCGGGCGTGACCACCAGCACGCGCGCCCGGCGGCGCTCGGGCATCAGCGCGTAGGCGTGGTCGTCCGCGGGCAGGTCGTCGCTCTCGCCGCTGGCCAGCTTGAGCTTGGCCTCCAGCGTGCGGCTGGCACCGGCCAGATCCTTGTAGAAGCGCGGCAGGCGCTCGTTCGGCTGGAGCGAGAGCCGGGTCACGTCCACGGTCTGACCGTCGCCGATCAGCGTGAGCTCCACGTCCACCGGCTCGTCGTTGGTGTTGGTGACCTCGAGCATCACCTCGTAGCGCGCCTTGTCCAGCGGGTAGCGCCGCACCGAGAAGCCGGTGACCGCGACGTTCTTGCCGCTCTTGCCCACCGGCACGTAGCGCAGCTCCACGCCCTCGAAGTCCAGCCCCTCGCTCAGGAGCTTGGGATCACCCACGGCGCCGTCGCTGACCAGCACGATCTCCGGCTTGCTGAGCCCGCGCAGGCTGTCGAGCGCGAAGCGCAGCCCGCGCTTCACGTCCGCGCGGGTGTCGGTCGCCCGCAGCTGATCGACCGCCACGTCCAGATCGCCGACCTCGCCGGTCATGGTCGAGAGCGGCATGATCGCGGCGTCCATCTGCGCGATGA contains:
- a CDS encoding VWA domain-containing protein — translated: MTPRVKKLLWGAFILGVGVLLFWAYQRYVVGPHAPAFKWVREGKNYELLEPRTIGLVLITPLLLFVIGRSLADLPWQQRILAVLFRVAFIALISLGLARLARTAETSKVATVFVVDVSDSVEDPSLEDAKKTIEAAIDARGKEDVVRLITFAKRPRLIELKEEGGNPVVPPIEELRHGTKQALEKLGVDKPGAGSDVQAAMQLAYGVFPPGFLKRAVLVTDGVETNGDLLAESNRARGFDVKVFTVPFRRPPPGEVALRNMQVPEKVDIGQPFEVVANVYSSRKTTARAQLYMGEALNGLDGVKDLELKAGENEVKFKSVVRVGGQVTYALKLQDIKDDKFPENNQYAVTVDVPGRPTVLYVEGQPQRATYLSGALTAQQFDVDVRTPSAFPSSVKELERYDFVIVSDVPKEAFGEANQDVLEKYVRDLGGGFLFAGGEAGYGLGGWAHTTMERILPVRMDAERKKEMPSVAMALVIDRSGSMTGLPMEMAKSACKATVGTLEGDDLIEVIAFDSTPIRYVKFQPARYRSRINNEIARIQPGGGTEIFPGLDMAYQDISVAQARKKHVILLTDGRAPTQGLKDVVQAMIAESITLTTVGLGDGADHELLRMLADTGGGRYHAVPDPNSLPKIFTRETEMIARQAAVEEWFPVQVVQNADFLKGISIGSAPLLHGYVATQMKEAPAQLILAADTGEPILARWRVGLGHTLAWTSDVKNLWAVDWIRWAGFGKFWGQLVREHMRHKHRRELDMKTEVVGGKVHAVVDAFTVDERFDNEIESKLFVIGPEPGGERREVPMRQTAPGRYEADFQLDKYGSFLLRAEHNKTNKKGEVSSVGQSFGHVSNPYPREYASFEPDLERLSRAALAGGGKVDPEPKELFDPAGEKIVYFEQLWSRFILAAIVMFLLDLLVRRIRMFDRKFVPKKKRHAS
- a CDS encoding VWA domain-containing protein, producing the protein MMLFAGLPFATLVTIAAVAGGLTTLFYILKLRRRPVAVPFSRIWERILRDKEATSWWSRLKRLLSLLLQLALLTLLILALGDPRITGSLIQGRNIVVLVDASASMKATDVKPTRLAQAKSEVKKLVRGIGGSDRMIIAQMDAAIMPLSTMTGEVGDLDVAVDQLRATDTRADVKRGLRFALDSLRGLSKPEIVLVSDGAVGDPKLLSEGLDFEGVELRYVPVGKSGKNVAVTGFSVRRYPLDKARYEVMLEVTNTNDEPVDVELTLIGDGQTVDVTRLSLQPNERLPRFYKDLAGASRTLEAKLKLASGESDDLPADDHAYALMPERRRARVLVVTPGNTYLEATLLLDEYLDVTSVAPAKYPPPGNFDVTIFDGVAPALAPNTGGSLYLNPPDEGSPVKLGRGLTEFGFDVWDKKHPIVRWMSMGDIQVAKGFSFKPEKEDKVIGASEAGPILVAGRRSGRKFVALGFDPRDSDFVLRVAWPLFVLNTINDFIEEDTSYVSSFFTGDVWHIPAPSGAEVATLKSPDGKTHSVPIKEGRAVHLGDQAGFYELVVKTEPEPTTSMFAANLSNIDESRIKPSDTLELGGKPTALPSGFDPGMRREIWLYLLLAALIVSTIEWFTYHKRLTV